The Lonsdalea populi genome window below encodes:
- a CDS encoding N-6 DNA methylase — protein sequence MKNVIDHEKAFLSLFGQTARYYRRHQVFEDFISCSVIALENRLQYSEKREQKYLQIAARYEKTDTENMAHLLAHVVMGLENEPSDFLGRVFMQLEMGDKYRGQFFTPWSIARMMAQFQLGDVEKHFQTKPFITLQEPACGAGCMTLAFARVLQDAGYPPHRYLWVSATDIDPLAAGMAYIQLSLCGVAGEVVIGNSLKDERRRVLLTPGHYLGNWSYRFRSGSSPARSSHAA from the coding sequence ATGAAAAACGTTATTGATCATGAGAAAGCCTTTCTTTCACTCTTTGGCCAAACTGCGCGTTATTACCGTCGACATCAGGTGTTTGAAGATTTTATTAGTTGTAGCGTCATCGCACTGGAGAATCGTCTGCAGTACAGTGAAAAGCGTGAGCAGAAATACCTGCAGATTGCAGCACGTTACGAAAAAACTGACACGGAAAATATGGCGCACCTACTGGCCCATGTCGTTATGGGGCTGGAAAACGAACCCAGTGACTTTCTTGGGCGTGTCTTTATGCAGCTTGAGATGGGGGATAAATATCGAGGTCAGTTTTTTACACCCTGGAGCATCGCCCGAATGATGGCACAGTTTCAACTCGGCGATGTTGAGAAGCACTTTCAAACAAAGCCTTTTATCACACTGCAAGAGCCAGCCTGTGGCGCGGGTTGCATGACACTGGCATTTGCTCGAGTTCTGCAGGATGCCGGTTATCCTCCGCATCGTTATCTGTGGGTCTCGGCTACAGACATTGATCCACTGGCGGCCGGGATGGCATACATCCAGCTGTCATTGTGTGGTGTCGCGGGAGAAGTGGTTATCGGTAATTCCCTGAAAGATGAGCGCCGGCGCGTACTGTTGACCCCTGGACACTATTTGGGGAATTGGTCGTATCGTTTCCGCTCTGGTTCATCACCGGCGAGATCATCACATGCTGCTTGA
- a CDS encoding TraI domain-containing protein: protein MRGLNWLRSRSKSGEKSVADASLSQGEKTTPENGFRTVKTGVSLLQTAERQRLIRVLVENCPLSQQVIEAWWLRPLEELAARVQDCPAAWSGPFSGPGGFIDLSLNVSARAVRLTRGMMLPPGATPEEQAEQVPGWLCAVYWAGLLHHLEWLTQIQGMIKNGRAWYPGLSVPGGEWRVRREENSVKNLNGAYIAYQLLPDAGLIWLQRWPTLSHILLNFLSGNRASSCLLSNVINEASDSCGFNTTVTPTACETGISQGERVGMQANYIPPKLNESKVIPLSSNDGDIGLSEPIRGTMSPYTPPPQKGGIILSEDGNTTIPTLDSALSNEGAVMSEENDTTRGDDQSETVFKGSVLSILDNMVEGKSSCLTEDNLESMEIPSERSPSEKNLGQEIEEIETEKNSGSLFLQWLRESIKDGTLTVNESDSVLHVLSKFVFLASPACFYRFIKMACGGVGDKDQIQKNFESLGIHHSRNGRGLFHYHQHDSLDNRSRYTKVSGYMINIDTLLTKGSVLTDSQWISARK from the coding sequence GTGCGGGGATTGAACTGGTTAAGGAGTAGAAGTAAGTCAGGAGAAAAGTCAGTTGCGGATGCATCGCTATCACAAGGTGAAAAAACAACCCCGGAAAACGGGTTTCGCACCGTTAAAACAGGCGTATCCCTATTACAAACTGCTGAGCGTCAGCGTCTTATACGAGTGTTGGTAGAAAACTGTCCTCTATCACAGCAGGTAATAGAAGCGTGGTGGTTGCGGCCTCTGGAAGAGTTAGCTGCTCGAGTTCAGGATTGTCCTGCGGCATGGAGTGGTCCTTTCTCGGGGCCAGGGGGATTTATCGATCTAAGCCTGAACGTGAGTGCTCGAGCAGTTAGACTGACGCGAGGCATGATGTTGCCGCCAGGGGCGACACCGGAGGAACAGGCTGAGCAAGTGCCAGGGTGGCTCTGTGCCGTCTACTGGGCTGGACTCTTGCATCATCTTGAGTGGCTGACACAGATCCAAGGGATGATTAAAAATGGCCGAGCCTGGTATCCGGGGCTTAGTGTACCCGGTGGCGAGTGGCGAGTGCGACGTGAGGAAAACTCAGTAAAGAATCTAAACGGGGCTTATATCGCATACCAACTGCTTCCCGACGCTGGACTTATATGGTTGCAGCGTTGGCCAACATTGTCCCATATCCTTTTAAATTTTTTGTCAGGCAACCGCGCGAGTTCCTGTTTGCTTTCCAACGTTATCAATGAGGCTTCAGACAGCTGTGGATTCAATACCACGGTAACGCCAACGGCTTGTGAAACAGGCATATCACAAGGTGAACGAGTTGGTATGCAGGCTAACTATATCCCCCCAAAGCTAAATGAATCCAAAGTAATACCATTGTCCAGTAATGATGGTGATATAGGGCTTTCTGAGCCCATTAGAGGAACAATGTCACCTTATACTCCTCCTCCACAAAAGGGAGGGATTATCTTGTCGGAGGACGGTAATACCACAATACCCACTTTAGATTCTGCACTATCCAATGAAGGTGCGGTAATGTCTGAAGAAAATGATACTACTCGCGGCGATGATCAAAGCGAAACAGTGTTCAAGGGTAGTGTGCTATCCATACTCGATAATATGGTTGAGGGGAAATCGTCTTGTTTAACTGAAGATAACCTTGAATCAATGGAAATACCTTCAGAAAGGTCTCCGTCAGAGAAGAATTTAGGCCAAGAAATAGAGGAGATAGAAACAGAAAAAAACAGCGGAAGCTTATTTTTGCAATGGTTAAGAGAAAGCATCAAAGACGGCACGCTCACTGTCAATGAAAGTGACAGTGTACTTCATGTGTTGTCAAAATTTGTGTTCTTAGCATCACCGGCTTGCTTTTACCGTTTTATCAAGATGGCATGCGGAGGTGTAGGAGATAAAGACCAAATTCAAAAAAACTTTGAATCATTGGGTATTCATCATTCACGAAATGGTCGAGGACTTTTCCACTACCATCAACACGATTCGTTGGATAACCGTAGTCGGTATACCAAGGTATCAGGTTATATGATCAATATTGACACCCTCTTAACGAAAGGAAGTGTTCTGACGGACAGTCAATGGATTTCAGCAAGAAAATAA
- a CDS encoding P-loop ATPase, Sll1717 family: MKLSDIYLGTTDAKNELLTNSPDERLRFKKLYVVPPALIVDKYISHSKYFITGLKGTGKTALLRYISIVLDEQKNTTSKFILFKSEVSEETKRDFSKASRIKEVIENSSDFEGSDFENIWRWFIYKVISDMISQSAIDAFQKNENLSKFHTLMSSEKTEKNERGFFSKLIPSIRRGNIEISKDPKLNLDFDWDNNGVAKVAFYKLIQEADSAFESLQPSKDGVNIFFDELELNYTTKKQYQRDSRLLRDLIITIERINSICKKSGFNLCLFAAIRSEVLNSVDSLGKEINKPLTDFGTDIVWNRAGVDSIQQPLLHIVEQRINNSREEFGLGVLHPAELWRTYFPSFIHNKKPQTYLLHNSWYRPRDIVRLLLSAQENYGEESAFSTQSLEAIRKRYSSACWVELTEELKAKYKSEEINGIKNILYGYTQISTIQEISKHAEIIAKSYADTNKLLDKNSMTEILVDLYRIGVIGNYSSEGQAGKKRFRFSFRGDDDILLGQKIYIHNALKAHLSID, encoded by the coding sequence ATGAAACTATCAGATATATACCTGGGTACAACTGATGCGAAAAATGAGTTATTAACTAATAGCCCTGATGAGAGATTAAGATTCAAAAAACTATATGTCGTACCTCCTGCTTTAATTGTAGATAAATACATAAGTCATAGTAAATACTTCATTACAGGATTAAAAGGTACAGGTAAAACCGCTTTATTAAGATATATATCTATTGTCTTGGATGAGCAAAAAAACACAACATCAAAATTCATACTTTTCAAATCAGAAGTTAGTGAGGAGACCAAGAGAGATTTCAGCAAAGCCTCAAGGATTAAAGAGGTAATCGAAAACAGTTCTGACTTTGAAGGAAGTGACTTCGAAAATATTTGGCGTTGGTTTATATATAAAGTTATATCTGATATGATATCCCAAAGTGCCATTGACGCCTTTCAGAAAAATGAAAACCTCTCAAAATTCCACACTTTAATGAGTTCAGAGAAAACAGAGAAAAATGAAAGAGGATTTTTTTCAAAATTAATACCGAGCATTAGGAGAGGCAATATTGAGATCAGTAAAGACCCTAAGTTAAATCTTGATTTTGATTGGGATAACAATGGCGTCGCAAAGGTTGCTTTTTATAAATTAATCCAAGAGGCTGATTCTGCATTTGAATCACTTCAACCTTCAAAAGATGGCGTTAATATTTTCTTTGATGAGCTTGAGCTTAATTATACAACAAAGAAACAATATCAGCGTGACTCTAGGCTGTTAAGAGATTTAATTATTACGATTGAAAGAATCAATTCTATATGTAAGAAGAGTGGATTCAATCTATGTTTGTTCGCAGCTATTCGTTCTGAGGTTTTAAATTCAGTTGATTCTTTAGGAAAAGAAATAAATAAGCCACTTACTGATTTTGGTACTGATATAGTTTGGAACCGTGCTGGCGTTGATTCGATTCAACAGCCATTACTTCATATTGTAGAGCAGAGGATAAATAACTCACGAGAGGAATTCGGGTTAGGGGTATTACATCCAGCTGAGTTGTGGCGTACTTATTTCCCTAGTTTTATCCATAATAAAAAACCTCAAACATATCTCCTTCATAATTCTTGGTATCGTCCTCGTGATATTGTCAGGCTGTTACTTTCCGCACAAGAGAACTATGGTGAGGAGAGTGCTTTTAGTACTCAGTCTCTGGAAGCGATTAGAAAAAGGTATTCTTCTGCATGTTGGGTTGAATTGACTGAAGAACTTAAAGCAAAATACAAGTCAGAAGAAATAAATGGGATCAAGAATATCCTATATGGATATACTCAAATTTCAACCATTCAAGAGATTTCTAAACATGCAGAAATCATCGCAAAATCCTACGCTGATACAAATAAACTTCTTGATAAAAACTCAATGACTGAGATATTAGTAGACCTATATAGGATTGGTGTTATTGGTAATTATTCTAGTGAAGGTCAGGCAGGAAAGAAAAGATTTCGTTTCTCCTTTCGTGGGGATGATGACATTTTACTTGGTCAGAAGATTTATATACATAATGCACTCAAAGCTCATTTGTCAATAGACTGA
- a CDS encoding conjugal transfer protein TraF, which translates to MKMTRMTRCITLALLSATIPSVHSATNWTEARNDAMGGTGVASSSYVAAALVNPALLTKHASNDNVGVILPGVGAQVNDPDRLQDGIDGVKDAWDQLSQSSGQGNHSAQAATLKKALQDVSGDTGYGSAGVSAVIAIPNDTLPFAFVIKGWGQAKARAVVTDNDLAYLDAVRAGIDSPTQSELDELTSRAEGVAAVISEYGFALAHQFTLADMPVSVGITPKLQRVDTWNYNVAINNYNTSDFHSGDWKRSESGANMDIGLSTQLTPEWTLGLSGQNLVSRDVETREVNGLKDTFQIRPQATVGTAWSNGIITLATDVDLTSASGFASDKKAQYARVGAELNAWDWAQLRAGYRADMRNSDNNMFTAGIGISPFNVVHLDLTGMVGTERSYGAAAQLSFTF; encoded by the coding sequence ATGAAAATGACCCGTATGACACGCTGCATCACGCTGGCTTTACTGAGTGCGACTATTCCGTCTGTACACTCGGCAACGAATTGGACAGAAGCACGCAACGACGCGATGGGAGGAACCGGCGTCGCTTCATCCAGCTATGTCGCAGCGGCACTGGTCAACCCCGCATTACTGACTAAACACGCAAGTAACGATAATGTTGGCGTCATTCTTCCCGGCGTGGGCGCCCAAGTCAACGATCCGGATCGCCTTCAGGACGGCATTGATGGCGTAAAAGATGCATGGGATCAATTGAGTCAATCCTCTGGCCAAGGCAATCATTCTGCTCAGGCAGCAACGTTGAAAAAAGCACTGCAAGACGTTTCCGGTGATACGGGTTACGGCAGCGCAGGCGTATCAGCCGTCATTGCGATCCCAAATGACACCCTCCCCTTTGCCTTCGTTATCAAAGGATGGGGGCAGGCTAAAGCCCGAGCAGTCGTGACAGACAACGATCTGGCATACCTTGATGCAGTGCGGGCAGGTATTGACTCACCAACGCAGAGCGAATTAGATGAGCTGACATCGCGCGCCGAAGGTGTCGCTGCCGTCATCAGTGAATATGGCTTCGCCCTAGCGCATCAGTTTACGCTGGCTGATATGCCGGTGTCCGTCGGTATCACCCCCAAACTGCAACGTGTAGACACTTGGAACTACAACGTAGCCATCAATAACTACAACACCTCGGATTTTCATAGTGGGGACTGGAAGCGTTCTGAAAGTGGCGCCAACATGGATATTGGGTTATCTACACAGCTCACGCCAGAGTGGACCCTGGGTCTGTCCGGGCAGAACCTTGTCTCGCGAGACGTCGAAACCCGGGAGGTTAACGGATTAAAAGACACTTTCCAGATCCGCCCGCAAGCGACCGTTGGCACCGCATGGAGTAACGGCATCATCACGCTGGCGACGGACGTTGATCTGACATCTGCCAGTGGCTTTGCATCCGATAAAAAAGCACAATATGCCCGTGTGGGCGCCGAGCTGAATGCTTGGGACTGGGCGCAACTGCGTGCAGGTTATCGTGCGGATATGCGCAACAGCGACAACAATATGTTCACTGCCGGCATCGGTATTTCGCCCTTCAACGTTGTCCACCTCGATCTGACTGGGATGGTCGGCACGGAGCGCAGCTATGGTGCTGCAGCACAACTTTCTTTCACGTTCTAA
- a CDS encoding DUF4209 domain-containing protein codes for MNNDVETEILEDVANVDTAIQEDDDSYYAMYVFFSDRKKQYTDRGETELANKMHTLADITLMALDAESKNEPIVAAVIFRNGSSNTPENLQLQQRAFLDKLFPHIKTGLLKSRIAEISLFLDKPLRWELVDEIIAGYLLEPLSEKRWHTLQQSLWTRALSLARQYRKEDPVTQIEAQISLYLDEHKPGGTDISTDISLHLFQFIHEHHLLSANLGKNADHLMALGAHKKAEHHYYLAERIYCLACKFYKLDRNCQESQAALFESAECLFLEAENRAQVKDQGNIIASGMYEKALQRYRLIPTAQRAHLGADIRIDECRKRIRVHGELSLDDMHMFKLPPCDLTELTDIAVNHVRGKGDIIKACQFFAGFGTISVESVRENDAHKQSLISDLFGEVYLSGDGRMIGRSRANATDRAHHRELLSFDFSLKIVVVGQILPAMDQLMQEYNFPTRFFLELCYCSPLIPEDRIELTARGLYLGFEYRFSESIHLLSPQVEYLVRNLLKKAGVKTSTVDESGIENEIGLGSLLDKPEAKTLFGDDMHFNLKALFTDPIGANIRNYVAHGLLNDYSSQSEAVVYAWWLYFKIILSSVTSAP; via the coding sequence ATGAATAATGATGTGGAAACAGAGATCCTGGAGGATGTAGCCAACGTAGATACGGCTATCCAGGAAGATGACGATAGTTACTATGCGATGTACGTCTTCTTTTCCGACAGAAAAAAGCAGTACACCGACCGCGGGGAAACTGAACTGGCGAATAAAATGCATACCCTCGCCGATATAACCCTTATGGCATTGGATGCCGAAAGTAAAAATGAGCCAATTGTCGCTGCTGTCATATTTAGGAATGGGTCTTCTAATACTCCCGAAAACCTGCAACTTCAGCAGAGAGCATTCCTTGATAAGTTGTTTCCTCATATAAAAACAGGCTTGCTGAAATCTCGCATCGCAGAGATATCCCTTTTCCTGGATAAACCCCTTCGTTGGGAGCTTGTTGATGAAATCATTGCGGGTTACCTGCTTGAGCCGCTCTCAGAAAAGAGATGGCACACACTCCAGCAGAGCCTATGGACGCGCGCTTTATCTCTGGCACGACAGTATCGTAAAGAGGATCCGGTCACACAAATTGAAGCGCAGATAAGTCTTTATCTTGATGAACACAAGCCCGGAGGTACGGACATATCTACGGACATATCGCTGCACCTTTTTCAGTTTATACACGAGCATCATCTTCTGAGTGCTAATCTGGGTAAGAATGCGGATCACCTGATGGCGCTTGGAGCACATAAAAAGGCCGAACATCATTATTACTTAGCAGAGCGTATTTATTGTCTGGCATGTAAGTTTTATAAACTTGATAGAAACTGTCAGGAATCCCAAGCGGCTTTGTTCGAAAGCGCTGAATGCCTTTTTCTTGAGGCTGAAAACCGCGCGCAGGTTAAAGATCAGGGAAATATTATCGCCAGTGGCATGTATGAAAAGGCGTTGCAGCGGTATCGGTTGATCCCGACAGCACAGAGAGCTCATTTAGGTGCCGATATTAGGATTGACGAGTGTAGGAAAAGAATCAGAGTGCACGGCGAACTGTCACTGGACGATATGCATATGTTTAAGCTGCCTCCCTGCGACTTAACCGAACTTACGGACATTGCAGTGAATCACGTAAGGGGCAAGGGAGATATAATTAAGGCGTGCCAGTTTTTCGCCGGCTTTGGCACTATATCAGTTGAAAGCGTACGAGAGAATGATGCGCATAAACAGAGCCTTATATCAGACCTCTTTGGAGAAGTGTATCTTTCTGGTGATGGGCGGATGATAGGACGCTCAAGAGCAAATGCCACTGATCGTGCCCACCATCGCGAACTGCTGTCATTCGACTTCTCCCTAAAAATTGTCGTCGTGGGGCAGATATTGCCTGCAATGGATCAGCTCATGCAGGAATACAATTTCCCCACTCGGTTCTTTCTAGAGCTGTGCTATTGCTCTCCGCTTATCCCTGAAGACAGGATCGAATTGACTGCGAGAGGGTTGTATCTTGGATTTGAGTACCGTTTTTCTGAATCAATTCACCTTCTTTCGCCCCAAGTTGAATACTTGGTGAGGAACTTACTCAAAAAAGCAGGGGTCAAAACCAGTACGGTGGATGAGTCGGGTATTGAAAATGAAATAGGGCTGGGCTCTTTGCTGGATAAACCGGAAGCGAAAACCCTTTTTGGTGATGATATGCACTTTAACCTTAAGGCGCTGTTTACCGATCCTATTGGGGCCAATATAAGAAACTATGTAGCACACGGACTACTTAACGACTACTCATCACAGAGCGAAGCAGTAGTGTACGCGTGGTGGCTGTACTTTAAAATCATTCTCAGCTCGGTAACTTCCGCCCCCTGA
- a CDS encoding DUF1281 domain-containing protein produces MFSWCHNRLEITGKSVCLDVMQSWIAGTEKPLYRHAIRQAIKLFLAGCAGILKPVRDVEYAPYPMLTASGVGSPTSPNQAYQYFIELMEQDAWLDSKTISRLEKIWLQSGIDTLKWDSIPFPAQQIMAQLMAVHYADWFGVAGAGGQFDPKECWERLSLMPETTCYCDMLMVMPSRLTTEINGESGLLAGVSTTSELYMQLFGMEFPAGHQASWRRDDVGLLRLKLASPWYPPSGEVMGEMSQLFDCEIRHYWISPDAGTSGYNCFDRGDHVDSGPYPIEEARQPTSVDGARMYLVSPETADVATGAVHYASIRA; encoded by the coding sequence ATGTTTTCATGGTGCCATAACCGACTGGAAATTACCGGTAAGTCAGTTTGCCTCGATGTCATGCAGTCCTGGATTGCCGGCACGGAAAAACCGCTTTACCGGCATGCTATTCGACAAGCCATAAAGCTGTTTCTCGCTGGCTGTGCCGGCATTTTGAAGCCTGTAAGGGACGTGGAATATGCACCATATCCGATGCTAACCGCTTCTGGAGTCGGCTCACCGACTTCACCCAATCAGGCGTACCAGTATTTTATTGAACTGATGGAGCAGGATGCATGGCTTGACTCCAAAACGATCTCGCGCCTGGAGAAAATCTGGCTGCAATCTGGCATCGATACGCTGAAATGGGATTCCATTCCCTTTCCAGCTCAACAGATAATGGCGCAACTGATGGCCGTACATTACGCCGACTGGTTTGGTGTTGCAGGTGCCGGTGGGCAATTTGACCCGAAGGAGTGCTGGGAACGGCTCAGTCTCATGCCTGAAACGACTTGCTACTGCGACATGCTGATGGTGATGCCGTCACGGCTGACGACGGAGATCAATGGTGAAAGTGGTCTGTTGGCCGGAGTGAGCACGACGTCAGAACTCTATATGCAGCTCTTTGGCATGGAGTTTCCTGCGGGCCATCAGGCCAGTTGGCGCCGGGATGACGTAGGGTTACTCAGGTTAAAACTGGCTTCGCCGTGGTATCCACCGTCAGGTGAAGTGATGGGGGAGATGTCGCAGTTGTTCGATTGTGAAATCCGGCATTATTGGATTTCACCTGATGCCGGCACGTCAGGCTACAACTGCTTCGACCGGGGAGATCACGTAGACAGTGGCCCATATCCGATCGAAGAAGCGCGGCAACCCACTTCCGTTGATGGTGCTCGTATGTACCTGGTTTCGCCCGAAACGGCAGACGTTGCTACGGGGGCTGTTCACTACGCCAGTATCCGTGCATAA
- a CDS encoding tyrosine-type recombinase/integrase has product MTFEDVLIDYFFHKSLRPATEWSYRKVVRTFINFAGEDITLEKVDKRLVLNWRRRVITDEGLAKITWNNKLTHMRAIFNHAIAQGYISHRENPFNGTVVRPDAKRKKTLTHEQIKKTYLLMEAREADEHIGMADYRKTALRPSWFWLTVLDALRFTGMRQNQLLHIRLSDVNFAENWISLRPEGSKNHREHRVPITKQLKPRLERLYNCSVERGAKLEEQLFNISRFDGRRKETNKNMDHQPLRSFFRRLSKDCGFAVSPHRFRHTIATNLMILPDRNLKTAQDLLGHSTPAVTLEYVESNIEKVRSVLEEMSAA; this is encoded by the coding sequence ATGACATTTGAAGATGTTCTAATTGACTACTTTTTTCATAAATCATTAAGACCAGCAACAGAATGGAGCTATAGAAAAGTAGTGAGAACTTTTATCAATTTTGCAGGGGAAGATATTACGCTAGAAAAGGTTGATAAACGACTTGTGCTTAATTGGCGTCGCCGAGTCATTACCGATGAGGGTCTGGCTAAGATTACGTGGAATAATAAACTTACTCATATGCGGGCAATATTCAATCACGCAATCGCACAAGGCTATATTTCGCATCGGGAAAATCCGTTTAATGGGACAGTTGTGCGACCAGACGCTAAGCGCAAAAAGACGCTAACGCACGAACAAATAAAAAAAACATATTTGTTAATGGAAGCGAGAGAAGCTGATGAACATATTGGTATGGCAGACTACCGTAAAACAGCGCTGCGGCCTTCGTGGTTTTGGCTTACGGTTTTGGATGCACTACGATTCACTGGAATGAGGCAAAATCAACTGCTTCATATTCGGCTGAGTGATGTGAATTTTGCGGAAAATTGGATTAGCCTGCGCCCCGAAGGCTCAAAAAATCACCGTGAACACCGTGTGCCGATTACCAAGCAACTCAAGCCGCGGTTGGAACGACTCTACAACTGTTCTGTAGAGAGAGGAGCAAAACTGGAGGAGCAACTTTTCAATATTTCTCGTTTTGATGGCCGTCGGAAAGAAACCAATAAGAATATGGACCATCAGCCGTTAAGATCTTTCTTTAGACGCCTGTCAAAAGATTGTGGATTTGCCGTCAGCCCTCACAGGTTTAGACATACGATAGCGACTAACTTAATGATTTTGCCTGATCGAAATTTGAAAACGGCGCAGGATCTGCTTGGGCATTCGACACCGGCCGTCACACTTGAATACGTGGAGAGCAATATCGAGAAAGTCAGAAGTGTACTTGAGGAGATGAGCGCCGCTTAA
- a CDS encoding conjugal transfer protein TraE yields the protein MNHKNITTLISRIALEQDEEVQQLVRQFSEGKRTGGTPMGIRFRPVVREFITRVSQKIGISAAELVNILVEGVMIETFAPRLSMVRCIYDRFWLLMGAHRLSMVTVATLLTDVNMGLSVLENRERTLDYLTTPVINQLADWFGVTPEWIECTDDHPVEPVILPNWQEVYKYLTSNSDIQPNITLVRRDKKMMEGSCENNDVVICISRMRKVNGISFRVIEFTGVMRKTNAEIKETDSFIESCEAMRKASQLTSFECLDAPEHLFTKLATGVEIPISILTAINNYKGRKYRNPNK from the coding sequence ATGAACCATAAAAATATAACAACGCTTATCTCCCGGATAGCACTTGAGCAAGACGAAGAGGTACAACAATTAGTCAGACAGTTTTCAGAAGGTAAAAGAACAGGTGGGACACCGATGGGGATCCGCTTTCGCCCTGTCGTACGCGAATTCATTACTCGTGTTTCTCAGAAAATCGGTATTTCCGCAGCTGAACTCGTCAATATTTTGGTAGAAGGAGTGATGATTGAAACATTCGCGCCAAGGTTATCTATGGTGCGTTGTATATATGACCGTTTCTGGCTGCTGATGGGCGCTCACAGACTAAGTATGGTAACTGTAGCAACGCTTCTGACCGATGTGAATATGGGCTTAAGCGTTCTGGAGAATCGGGAACGTACATTAGATTACCTAACCACTCCCGTTATCAATCAACTCGCAGACTGGTTTGGCGTCACACCCGAGTGGATTGAGTGTACAGATGATCATCCTGTAGAGCCTGTCATACTGCCGAATTGGCAAGAGGTGTATAAATACTTAACTTCAAATAGCGATATTCAGCCCAATATTACTTTAGTCAGAAGAGATAAAAAGATGATGGAGGGTTCGTGCGAAAACAATGATGTCGTTATATGCATCAGCCGAATGAGAAAAGTAAATGGCATCAGTTTTCGCGTAATTGAATTTACAGGTGTGATGAGGAAAACTAACGCTGAGATAAAAGAGACAGATTCTTTTATCGAATCATGTGAAGCAATGCGCAAAGCCTCGCAATTGACCTCATTCGAATGCTTAGATGCACCTGAGCACCTTTTTACAAAATTAGCCACCGGAGTTGAAATCCCAATATCTATATTAACCGCCATCAATAATTACAAAGGGCGAAAATATAGGAACCCAAACAAATAA